In Gadus chalcogrammus isolate NIFS_2021 chromosome 1, NIFS_Gcha_1.0, whole genome shotgun sequence, the sequence GTTTGTCTTGGGTGGAGGAAGTGTGCCGCCGGCGGCGAGGCGACCCTACCTCAAGGCGCTTCTGACGCTCCTTCTCCCGCTCGCTGCGGATCCGATGCTGCTCCGCTCGCTCAGAACGCCGCTTGTCCTGCAGAATAATAAGTCAGCGTATCTTAGCAACCCCTGAAAAACCAACCCAACCGGACTGCACACTAtgcattgtatgtgtgtgcaatgtgtggGTATTTGTTTGTGGGTATGTAAGATCACACATCGCCAGACACATCAATCATGATTGTGTGATGTGTCTGTCAATCAGTCAGTAAGCgtatatgcatgtttgtgtatgagtatttccgggttgtgtgtgtttgtgtccctcaCAATCCGTTCCTTAAGGTTTATaaaatcctcctcttccttcttcctGCTCACAAAGTGAACTTCGATCAGTGTCTGCAGCTCTGTCAGATCCTTCTCCATCCTCTTCCGGTGGATATCctgccacaacacacagactcatCTTAATGGTACCTCCTGATATAAAGGGCCCTTTCGTCTCTCCAGCAGTTATAGAAGCACATTACGGTCATTACGGTACTTGAGATAGTAAAAGCAGCTGTAAACCTGTTTGCATGTTCTCCTGGGTTAACAGTAGATCCCACATTAATGAATCATGAGGGTAAAATGTAAACTGTAAATGACGACAAGCGATTATTTAAGAGATattggaaagaaagaaagaagacacAGAAACAGTCAATATAAAAGAAGTTCATCTTATGTGAAGTCCTGCTCCAACATATCCCATGACCTGAGTTGCATTCATTGAGATGAGCTAACGACGTGAAATAAGGCAAAATAACGTCATATTTTAAAGTCTATAAGTGAAATGTCTCTCCATAGCTAATAACCCACATCAAAGTCCACCTTCTCTCCGTCTGGTATCTTCGGTGGTATGAGGTTAGGCATGATGAACGGCCTGTGGGAAAACAAGGAGATAAACATAAGTATgagtgcttgcgtgcgtgcatgcgtgtatatCAGTCTTTACCACCAACTTACTTGAATTTAGGCTttgcttcttcttctgtgtgtcACAAAggacaaagcaaaatcacaatGAGATAGATATCATTTAGGGATCAATCAACCACATCCAAACACCGACACAAACACGTTCCGGCAAATACATAAACCTCATCCCGAGATGAACTGATTTGCCTAATCTCCTGCACAGGCGTCCAAGACAAACAGCAGGACGCCTTTCAGATAGCGATAACGATCAGACACCGTTACCTCCTTCATCCTCCGCGGCCTCATCTTCACCATCTGAAAGAAACCACAGCAGGAAGCATCCTGAGCATACTGACTGAAGAAGGATGTTGATCATGCTGCCTGAGGGGCAGGAGGTACTTAGAAAGCCtctaaaaacattgttttaaatgACGACCTGAGGTTCTGTAGGAAACTGTGCAACCCTAATCTCATCCCATTATTTGAGTCAAGAATCTTTTTGGCAAAGAGAAAACTTTTTTCATTAATTTACTGGCGTGACCCTGTATAACAAGTATTTTAATTCTATGGAGTCTATCCATGTCTTCATAACATATGGATAGACTCATAAATGTCTATATATATCTTCTTAGCGCATGGATATTCTAGAAGAGACGATCCATATGTCACGAAGATTCACGAGTATATAAACTCATTCCACTCAGATTTGCTTTAACATTGCCCTATTACATCTGATTTTGACATGAAATACTTGAATACTGCCGTTGCACCATGGGTGGATGAAACTTTCATTTCAAGTCTGGAATGATGTACAAACAAGGCAATCAAATCTTTATCTGTTTTAtatcataataaaataattaaagcgTTAACCTCCGCTCACCTTGTTCCTCATTGGTCTCTtcctctagctcctcctccacctcaggatcctccccttcctgttgtagctcctcctcttccggcTCTTGCTCCTCGCCTGGGGCCTCTGGGGGGGGGCGTGAACCAAGTGTCACACTCACAAATATTGCTCCATATGAATGATAAAAAATGTGACATGTGAGACAGCTGTGAGATCGGTTCAAACTAAAAGCTTCAACTGCCACACCCGCAGCCACCCTGCCGCCACACCCTGTTACCGCTAATCCGCCCCACCCTTACTCCTCCCTCTTGCTGCATAACTTTGAATCAAGCCTGTTTTGCGTTTTGTGATGCACGATGGAAAGTGGAGAGGAACTTCTGCTGTTAGATAGCGTGGATAACATAGCCCCCAGATAACAGGGTGCTGGCTTCAGAACAACACAGCACCAGCGTTTGACATAGACGCTGATAAAACTAGATAAAACTGGACTGGAAGGACTGGAAAACttgtacttacacacacacacacacacacacacacacacacacacacacacacacacacacacacacacacacacacacacacacacacgcacacacacacacacacacgcacacacactcacacaaccacagacaaaaAGATAACatgtgtggtcgtgtgtgtgtgtgtgtgtgtgtgtgtgtgtgtgtgtgtgtgtgtgtgtgtgtgtgtgtgtgtgtgtgtgtgtgtgtgtgtgtgtgtgtgtgtgtgtgtgtgtgtgtgtgtgtgcctagcACTGCTGGTTTATAATGCCCCAGTTTGAGCCCGTAGAGGTGTTATAGTGCCAATAGGGGGTGCCCTCTGGCATATGGAATGTCCCAGATGCCCCAGGACGGTGACGGGGACTGGGTCCTGTCGCAGAGCTTCGTCATTCATCATTTTTCTTTATCTAGTGTTAGTTTTCCAGCAGAAAATGTGGGTTCACTTCACTCACACTTTAAGGTGCATGTTCATCATTTGAATCTATAcagaataaataatgaatactcctGTCTGCAAAAAATACGACCTTGGTGTTAAGACCTgatattctattttttattatttcagcAAGGAAAAGGGAACTTGATTCACTCTCTTATCAGTTGTGAGTTGTCTGTTTTTATTAGTTGTATTACCTCAGCCAATATGACCTTGGAAGAGTCACAGATAAATGTAGCAAGAGGAAGGTCTGCTCGCTTCATCTCCCCATGTTTAAAGGCACTATTGATTCAACTTAACAGGTTTTTCTTTCTATGAAGCTTTACCTGCGCTCACTAGACCTAAGCTCTCTAAATTTAGCTATGTTCTATAGCTGCTGTTGTTCCAGTATTTGATgaatgtatgtaaaaaaaaaaatcagtgttTTACGAGTCATGGAGAACTCCACATACCTTCAGGGGCTTCCTCCTCTAATCAAGATTCAGAGAAAAGCAAGCAGACAAGAAATGGGTTAGGGTTGAACTAAGTTGAACTAGAAAACAATATTACAATGTAAAGGGCTgcagggatttttttttccaaataatGATATTATCATTACACTTCAAACAGGTGACCTTTATCGCGCATTAGTGTTTACCCTGCAAGACGCATTACTGCCGGCAGCTATGGAAATAATGCGGGTTCATATTCTCACAGAACTGGTTCTTTTCCATTACTTAACCTATGTAAAAGCTTGGTTTTACGTCTACGATCAGGACTGCACTCTAATCAGGTTTCTGTCATGTATTCTCATCTGTACAGGACATGTGGACACAATACCAGATATCGAAATATTTGAATCTTGAGGGAGACTTCTTACCTTCTTCGACTTCCCTGAAAATGAGAGAAGAATGGCTGTTACAGCGGCACTCAGGAGACCAAAAAAAAAGCTGTTTTATATGGTGTAGGCGTTTCAAACTATTTATTAAATATCAGTAAGCTAAGCATGTCAGTGTCTATCTATAAGTATTGTCAAAAGCAGCATCACACGATCCAAGGCGAACGGATCAGATGTGTGTATTCGACTGTCGACTGCGTAGCACCAAAACGAACTCGACTTACTCTTCGTATTCCTCCGTTATTTCTTCGTTGTCCGACATGGCGGCGCGTGTTCAGCAGCTAGAAATCAGTGAACATTCACCAGACTTTATCACTCTCCTCCATCAAACCATCACATTGCTCCACTCATCTACAGCCTCCTAATGGTCCATGCCTGCACTAAGTCTTAAGTCTAATTTTCCAGATGTTAAAGATGGACACATGCGTCTATCGTCACAGAGATGAAACCACACCTACCTGTTAAGAATGGAAAGAATGAAGAGAGAGGCAACGCTAGCACAGACTCTCCGAGAAACCCGGAGCTCCAAAGAAGCCCTTTTGGCTGTGAGACCTCAGTGGGAATGAGGGACCAGTAGGGTCGAACACtggtggacaaacacacacacacacacacggcagagaGGGTATCAGAGGGAGAAAGTCAAATGCTAGGGGACCTCTTCTCCCATTGTGTGTATTAATAACCATCGAGATAGCATGGTAACACTCCTATCAACCTTCTCCTAAAAAGGTGAATTCAGATGCCGGGGGTAAGGCCGTGAGTCATCGTGTTTAAGAGACCTAAGAGATAAGGGCAGtacagaacacgcacacacacacacacacacaaacctagatacacacacaactagaaaaacacagacgcatacacacacactgcgacagacacatagacacacacctagaaatacacacaccaacacactgatGAATCACaccaaatacaaatacacacaaacacaccataccgcgaaacacaaacatgccaagacacacaaacatagacacacaattaGAAataatgacacacaaacacactatgacaggcaggcagacacacatacctacacatacacacacaaatacacagacacaccaaattacacatacacacacacaaaggcacacacacatacacctagacacacacatacacacaccacacacacctagacacacacacaccatacatctagaaacacactcacacacatactgccccaggcaggcagaaacacgcacacacacgtacacacctaGACTAACCATGTAGGCCACCATGCATGGGGCTGGAGGTGACACTAGACAGATACATGGCCATATCTCTTATCTAAAGAGTAAGAGTTCCTCTCGGCCCACTTCTTTGAGACAACACAGATGGAAGCCTTCCTCATTGGCTAGGTCGTCGTCCGTGGCAGCAAACaccaaaaatacaaatatttacagTTCGTCATAAAAGATTTTATTTTGTCACCAGGCAGCAACCTACCTTTGAAGCATACAAGACAAGgcaaataaaacagaaaacataAATTTGGCAGCACAGTAAGAAGAACAACTTTAACCACAAACATAACCCTCATTTACAGAATTACGGTCCCAGAATTTCAAATTCTGATAATCAGAAAAGTTATTATCAGACGAAAGGCCTTCACCTGTGCAAAGTGCATTAAATCACCTGAAGCTAAACGGAACTACTCAAGACTTGAAACACAAGGGTCACTGGTGCAACTCTATTCACTGATATATTCTGTATTGCTGTCTCATATCTCTCACTCCGTATCTTAGCCACCAAGAAGCAAACAATCATTTCTCTAAAATCTATCTAATCTTTAAgccaaaacaaaaaagcaaCTTCCTTCCACTGAGACCGTTGATGCGCCACTTGCATCTCTTCTGTGCAAGTATGGGAAAACAAAAGAGCTTGAGGAATAAACACGAAGAACCACAACACAAGTTCATCCTCCATTTCATTCTCAATCATTTTCTGACTTCAGTTTCTGAATCCTgcagaagaaaaacaaagaaaacacaaatctAAAACTAATAACTCCAAAGCAACTTTGAAAGATTTGATTGTGCTTTAAGAATGCTTACCAAGAATCCCCCAGTGGCAGATCCTTCACTCCTTGTGTTTGCTCTCAAACAGGATCTTCTTGCTGCTGATATCAACATGCCTCAGGTCCTGCATGCAATGAGCACAGCACTGAGTCCATACTGAGAACA encodes:
- the tnnt2a gene encoding troponin T type 2a (cardiac), producing the protein MSDNEEITEEYEEEVEEEEEAPEEAPGEEQEPEEEELQQEGEDPEVEEELEEETNEEQDGEDEAAEDEGEEEAKPKFKPFIMPNLIPPKIPDGEKVDFDDIHRKRMEKDLTELQTLIEVHFVSRKKEEEDFINLKERIDKRRSERAEQHRIRSEREKERQKRLEDERSRKEEEEAKKKADDDAKKKKTLTSLHFGGYMQKVAEKRSGKRQTEREKKRKILADRHKHLDVENKSEAALKEKAQELWDWMHQLEQDKFEFQYLFARQKYEINVLRNRVSDHQKISKRTKRGLRK